In a single window of the Arthrobacter zhangbolii genome:
- a CDS encoding site-2 protease family protein, which yields MSSTDPAGTGRREGIPLGSIAGVPIILAYSWFIIAALIVAVFGPQVRGAFPYLGIGAYAVAFGYALLLLLSVLAHEVAHALTARAYRWPTARIVLTLWGGHTQFGDLRSTPGRSLVVALAGPAANFVLAAIGFGVLQLVPAGSVGQLVTLIFVYANLLVAIFNVLPGLPLDGGRIVESAVWKATGSQERGTVAAGWAGRIIVVLLLAALFVPPYLRGESPSLSLVLVAALLCGFLWMGAGAAITNARMRLRLPQVSAEALMKPAVSLPAGSTAAVAAHLIREHPDAAVVITAPTGQPEAVVDRGALAQVPPEHSATVTVNAVSRPLAPGAYIPDAASGQELVQYLSKLTGGEYAVINREGRVVGLLHKAAVIAAMTGKPARPAR from the coding sequence GTGAGCAGTACCGATCCGGCGGGAACCGGACGCAGGGAAGGCATACCGCTGGGCAGCATCGCCGGTGTGCCGATCATCCTGGCTTATTCGTGGTTCATTATCGCCGCGCTGATCGTCGCCGTGTTCGGCCCCCAGGTCCGCGGCGCGTTCCCGTACCTCGGAATCGGTGCCTACGCCGTCGCGTTCGGTTATGCCCTGCTGCTCCTGCTGTCCGTCCTCGCCCACGAAGTTGCCCACGCCCTCACCGCCAGGGCCTACCGCTGGCCCACCGCCAGGATTGTCCTCACCCTCTGGGGCGGTCACACACAGTTCGGCGACCTCCGCTCGACGCCGGGGCGTTCCCTGGTGGTCGCCCTTGCCGGACCGGCGGCCAATTTCGTCCTGGCAGCCATCGGTTTCGGCGTGCTGCAGCTGGTACCGGCCGGCAGCGTAGGCCAGCTGGTCACTCTGATCTTTGTCTACGCCAACCTGCTGGTGGCCATTTTCAACGTCCTGCCGGGCCTGCCGCTGGACGGCGGCCGGATTGTGGAGAGCGCCGTCTGGAAGGCTACGGGCTCCCAGGAGCGCGGCACCGTGGCAGCCGGCTGGGCAGGCCGCATCATTGTGGTGCTGCTGCTGGCGGCACTGTTTGTTCCTCCCTACCTGCGCGGTGAATCGCCGTCGCTGAGCCTGGTCCTGGTGGCTGCACTGCTCTGCGGTTTCCTCTGGATGGGCGCCGGGGCTGCCATCACCAACGCCCGGATGCGGCTGCGGCTGCCGCAGGTCAGCGCCGAAGCCCTGATGAAACCGGCCGTTTCGCTGCCTGCCGGGTCCACCGCCGCCGTCGCCGCGCACCTGATCCGCGAACACCCGGACGCAGCTGTGGTCATCACTGCGCCAACCGGTCAGCCGGAAGCCGTGGTGGACCGCGGTGCCCTGGCCCAGGTGCCGCCGGAACACTCGGCCACCGTCACGGTAAACGCCGTTTCCCGCCCGCTGGCCCCGGGTGCCTACATACCCGATGCCGCCTCCGGGCAGGAACTGGTGCAGTACCTTTCCAAGCTGACCGGCGGTGAGT
- a CDS encoding HAD family hydrolase, with protein sequence MPEHASANSVRSSADPSLQAVFWDMDGTIVDTEPYWIAAEKDLALSFGVEWTEAQAEAMVGQALEFGAGMLRKAGVDLPVRTIVDRLINRVADQVRQDVPWRPGARELLAGLKEAGIPCGMVTMSEPVLAKVIVESLPAGSFDLVVTGDMVDAGKPHPEAYLQAFETLARTVPDLRPDRVVAIEDSLPGTASARAAGLVTLGIPNFVPLPPGTVEHEWDTLAGRGVRDLISLLPATVPEPAR encoded by the coding sequence ATGCCCGAACACGCCTCAGCCAATTCCGTCCGCAGTTCCGCCGATCCGTCCCTGCAGGCTGTTTTCTGGGACATGGACGGCACCATCGTGGATACCGAACCGTACTGGATCGCCGCCGAGAAGGACCTTGCCCTGAGTTTCGGAGTGGAATGGACCGAGGCGCAGGCGGAGGCCATGGTGGGCCAGGCCCTGGAATTCGGAGCGGGCATGCTCCGTAAGGCAGGCGTGGACCTCCCCGTCCGTACGATTGTCGACCGCCTCATCAACCGCGTGGCCGATCAGGTGCGGCAGGACGTGCCGTGGCGCCCCGGGGCCCGCGAGCTGCTGGCCGGGCTGAAGGAGGCAGGCATTCCGTGCGGCATGGTCACCATGTCCGAACCGGTCCTGGCGAAGGTGATTGTCGAGTCCCTGCCGGCCGGCAGCTTCGACCTGGTGGTCACCGGTGACATGGTCGACGCCGGCAAACCGCACCCGGAGGCGTACCTGCAGGCATTCGAGACGCTCGCCCGGACTGTTCCGGATCTGCGCCCCGACCGGGTAGTGGCCATCGAGGATTCGCTCCCCGGAACCGCCTCCGCCCGTGCCGCCGGCCTCGTGACCCTTGGCATCCCCAACTTCGTTCCGCTGCCACCCGGGACGGTGGAGCACGAATGGGATACGCTCGCCGGCCGGGGTGTCCGCGATCTGATCAGCCTGCTCCCCGCCACTGTCCCGGAGCCCGCCAGGTGA